The Nocardia arthritidis genome has a window encoding:
- a CDS encoding helix-turn-helix domain-containing protein, with protein MSHARWKTLRERKLAEGYTEPDDVTETRREIRLSMALAKAVYDRRTELGLTQADLAERAGLTQAKISRIEGSDTVPTLPLLAKLADALDATLNIALDADDTRVNFTSHHTDAA; from the coding sequence CTACGGGAACGCAAACTCGCCGAGGGCTACACCGAACCCGACGATGTCACCGAGACCCGCCGAGAAATCCGGCTCTCCATGGCACTGGCCAAAGCCGTCTACGACCGCCGCACCGAACTCGGACTCACCCAAGCCGACCTCGCCGAACGCGCCGGTCTCACCCAAGCCAAAATCTCGCGCATCGAAGGCTCCGACACCGTGCCAACCCTCCCTCTGCTCGCTAAGCTCGCCGACGCACTCGACGCGACCCTGAACATCGCTCTCGACGCCGACGACACCCGAGTCAACTTCACCAGCCACCACACCGACGCTGCCTGA